In Triticum urartu cultivar G1812 chromosome 6, Tu2.1, whole genome shotgun sequence, the following proteins share a genomic window:
- the LOC125514814 gene encoding protein ALP1-like isoform X4, whose amino-acid sequence MYSDNYFVKLPRRVSGYSGLDWVQETLARDTQCYNMFRVERPLFNRLHNTLVQSYGLKSTSKMTSVEALAMFLWIVGSPKSVRQAENRFRRSMETVSRTFNRVLTCLLKLAHDIIVPKDPTFSEVHPNLENPAFWPHFNDCIGAIDGTHVNVVVDKSKRIPYLNRHNETSQNVLAVCDFDMRFTFVMSGWPGSAHDMRVFKDAITTHHQKFPHPLPGKYYVIDAGYPNRPGYLSSYRCTRYHVEQWQNGPPPQEDKQSRIIVACMALHNFIRESRIADREFDACDADENYNPMPSSSASAWPEDEPLVKDIDMNDFRDELAHTLFHGV is encoded by the exons ATGTACTCTGATAACTACTTTGTGAAACTACCTAGGAGGGTCAGTGGATATTCTGGTTTGGATTGGGTGCAGGAGACACTAGCCCGAGATACCCAATGCTATAACATGTTTAGGGTTGAGAGACCTTTGTTTAACCGGCTACATAATACTTTGGTGCAATCATATGGCTTGAAGTCCACTTCAAAAATGACATCTGTAGAGGCTCTAGCAATGTTTTTATGGATTGTTGGATCACCAAAGTCAGTTAGACAGGCTGAGAACCGTTTTAGGAGGTCTATGGAGACAGTAAGTAGGACATTTAACAGAGTTTTGACATGCCTCCTCAAGTTAGCACATGACATAATTGTACCCAAGGACCCAACATTTTCAGAGGTGCACCCAAACTTAGAAAATCCAGCATTCTGGCCACACTTCAATGACTGCATAGGAGCTATAGATGGGACACATGTGAATGTTGTGGTGGATAAGAGTAAGAGGATTCCATACTTGAACAGACACAATGAAACCAGTCAGAATGTGCTTGCTGTTTGTGATTTCGACATGAGATTTACATTTGTGATGTCGGGATGGCCTGGGTCAGCACATGACATGAGAGTTTTCAAAGATGCCATAACTACTCATCATCAGAAATTTCCACATCCACTACCAG GGAAGTATTATGTGATTGATGCGGGCTACCCAAACCGGCCGGGCTACCTTTCATCATACAGATGCACAAGGTACCATGTGGAACAATGGCAAAACGGCCCGCCGCCGCAAG AGGACAAGCAAAGTAGAATTATTGTTGCTTGTATGGCTCTTCATAATTTCATTCGAGAGAGCAGAATTGCGGATAGGGAATTTGATGCATGTGATGCTGATGAAAATTATAACCCAATGCCTAGTTCCTCTGCATCTGCATGGCCAGAAGACGAACCTCTTGTTAAAGATATCGACATGAATGACTTTCGTGATGAGTTAGCTCATACTTTGTTTCATGGAGTGTAA
- the LOC125514814 gene encoding uncharacterized protein LOC125514814 isoform X3: MAFSGGDVRQRANSAAAAPSRRAPRSAVRGQASGSGGPFANGDEELENDVEELASSGGPLVSQTNRAQWNDANSACLLELCLEQRAAGTYNGVQMTAEGYQAVIDGLLARRGLVYSRVQVKNQIVVLKNTHSFWRYMQVHTGLGRKPDETIDADSEFWITHTKKKPYLRKLQWGPPANEELLDRLFRGYTVDGSTAFVPGDDYGQNQGQDDAGAEEEEEGFQGTPTSTSNQRSQRGKRSLSTSSTLTSPLKKSKSPMVKIVKDIANTYKESVAANTKQMQKRADEKAAFSVKRCQELAFECGVEQTVESVYAMSKMFEIEYQREFFCGLLTPELRKKIMSP, from the exons ATGGCGTTCAGTGGCGGTGACGTTCGGCAGCGTGCCAACTCGGCTGCCGCGGCACCCAGCCGCCGGGCACCGAGGAGTGCCGTCCGTGGGCAAGCATCCGGCTCCGGCGGTCCCTTCGCCAATGGTGATGAAGAATTGGAGAATGATGTGGAGGAGTTAGCGAGCTCCGGAGGTCCCctggtgagccaaacaaatcgaGCCCAATGGAATGATGCTAACAGTGCTTGCTTGTTAGAATTATGCCTTGAGCAACGTGCAGCAGGAACGTATAATGGTGTACAAATGACTGCTGAAGGGTACCAAGCTGTTATCGACGGCTTGCTTGCTAGAAGGGGGTTGGTGTATTCCCGTGTGCAGGTGAAGAACCAGATAGTCGTACTCAAAAACACCCACTCTTTTTGGCGATACATGCAAGTGCACACAGGGTTGGGGAGGAAACCAGATGAAACCATTGATGCCGACTCTGAGTTCTGGATAACACATACAAAG AAGAAACCATACCTAAGGAAGTTGCAGTGGGGTCCTCCAGCAAACGAGGAGTTGCTTGATCGACTCTTCAGAGGTTACACTGTGGATGGAAGCACAGCCTTTGTGCCTGGAGATGATTATGGTCAGAATCAAGGGCAAGACGATGCAGGggcagaagaggaagaggaggggtTTCAAGGAACACCTACAAGTACAAGCAACCAAAGGAGCCAGAGGGGCAAGAGGTCATTAAGCACTTCAAGCACTTTGACCAGTCCATTGAAGAAGAGCAAGAGCCCAATGGTGAAGATTGTCAAGGACATAGCCAATACCTACAAGGAGTCTGTCGCAGCCAACACTAAGCAAATGCAGAAACGTGCAGATGAGAAGGCTGCATTTTCTGTGAAGAGGTGTCAGGAGCTGGCGTTTGAGTGTGGCGTTGAGCAAACAGTTGAATCTGTCTATGCTATGTCTAAGATGTTCGAAATAGAGTACCAAAGGGAGTTCTTTTGTGGCCTATTAACTCCTGAGCTTAG GAAGAAGATCATGTCCCCATGA
- the LOC125514814 gene encoding protein ALP1-like isoform X1 → MYSDNYFVKLPRRVSGYSGLDWVQETLARDTQCYNMFRVERPLFNRLHNTLVQSYGLKSTSKMTSVEALAMFLWIVGSPKSVRQAENRFRRSMETVSRTFNRVLTCLLKLAHDIIVPKDPTFSEVHPNLENPAFWPHFNDCIGAIDGTHVNVVVDKSKRIPYLNRHNETSQNVLAVCDFDMRFTFVMSGWPGSAHDMRVFKDAITTHHQKFPHPLPGKYYVIDAGYPNRPGYLSSYRCTRYHVEQWQNGPPPQGMKETFNHAHAKVRNVVERSFGVLKMKFRILLNMPKFPEDKQSRIIVACMALHNFIRESRIADREFDACDADENYNPMPSSSASAWPEDEPLVKDIDMNDFRDELAHTLFHGV, encoded by the exons ATGTACTCTGATAACTACTTTGTGAAACTACCTAGGAGGGTCAGTGGATATTCTGGTTTGGATTGGGTGCAGGAGACACTAGCCCGAGATACCCAATGCTATAACATGTTTAGGGTTGAGAGACCTTTGTTTAACCGGCTACATAATACTTTGGTGCAATCATATGGCTTGAAGTCCACTTCAAAAATGACATCTGTAGAGGCTCTAGCAATGTTTTTATGGATTGTTGGATCACCAAAGTCAGTTAGACAGGCTGAGAACCGTTTTAGGAGGTCTATGGAGACAGTAAGTAGGACATTTAACAGAGTTTTGACATGCCTCCTCAAGTTAGCACATGACATAATTGTACCCAAGGACCCAACATTTTCAGAGGTGCACCCAAACTTAGAAAATCCAGCATTCTGGCCACACTTCAATGACTGCATAGGAGCTATAGATGGGACACATGTGAATGTTGTGGTGGATAAGAGTAAGAGGATTCCATACTTGAACAGACACAATGAAACCAGTCAGAATGTGCTTGCTGTTTGTGATTTCGACATGAGATTTACATTTGTGATGTCGGGATGGCCTGGGTCAGCACATGACATGAGAGTTTTCAAAGATGCCATAACTACTCATCATCAGAAATTTCCACATCCACTACCAG GGAAGTATTATGTGATTGATGCGGGCTACCCAAACCGGCCGGGCTACCTTTCATCATACAGATGCACAAGGTACCATGTGGAACAATGGCAAAACGGCCCGCCGCCGCAAGGTATGAAAGAAACCTTCAACCATGCACATGCCAAAGTTAGGAATGTCGTTGAGCGATCCTTTGGAGTGTTGAAGATGAAATTTAGGATTTTATTGAACATGCCAAAATTTCCAGAGGACAAGCAAAGTAGAATTATTGTTGCTTGTATGGCTCTTCATAATTTCATTCGAGAGAGCAGAATTGCGGATAGGGAATTTGATGCATGTGATGCTGATGAAAATTATAACCCAATGCCTAGTTCCTCTGCATCTGCATGGCCAGAAGACGAACCTCTTGTTAAAGATATCGACATGAATGACTTTCGTGATGAGTTAGCTCATACTTTGTTTCATGGAGTGTAA
- the LOC125512617 gene encoding auxin-responsive protein SAUR32-like — MQGDLAEKRGKVKKGWLAVRVGQAQAEQQGDGFRRFVIPIAYLYHPLFQRLLEAAGDTYGYSSAGPLWLPCSVDEFLRLRALVDRETAHSHSSSSHRVHAGGYQQQAYSFAPCTRVKLTS; from the coding sequence ATGCAAGGGGACCTGGCGGAGAAGAGGGGGAAGGTGAAGAAGGGGTGGCTGGCTGTGCGCGTCGGCCAGGCGCAGGCGGAGCAGCAGGGCGACGGGTTCCGGCGGTTCGTCATCCCCATCGCCTACCTCTACCACCCGCTGTTCCAGCGCCTGCTGGAGGCGGCCGGGGACACGTACGGCTACAGCTCGGCCGGCCCGCTCTGGCTGCCCTGCTCCGTCGACGAATTCCTCCGCCTGCGCGCGCTCGTCGACCGGGAGACGGCGCActcgcactcctcctcctcgcaCCGCGTACACGCCGGCGGCTACCAGCAGCAAGCCTACTCGTTCGCCCCGTGCACCCGCGTAAAACTCACGTCCTGA
- the LOC125514814 gene encoding uncharacterized protein LOC125514814 isoform X2: MAFSGGDVRQRANSAAAAPSRRAPRSAVRGQASGSGGPFANGDEELENDVEELASSGGPLVSQTNRAQWNDANSACLLELCLEQRAAGTYNGVQMTAEGYQAVIDGLLARRGLVYSRVQVKNQIVVLKNTHSFWRYMQVHTGLGRKPDETIDADSEFWITHTKKKPYLRKLQWGPPANEELLDRLFRGYTVDGSTAFVPGDDYGQNQGQDDAGAEEEEEGFQGTPTSTSNQRSQRGKRSLSTSSTLTSPLKKSKSPMVKIVKDIANTYKESVAANTKQMQKRADEKAAFSVKRCQELAFECGVEQTVESVYAMSKMFEIEYQREFFCGLLTPELRLVYFKKWCRDNNLE, from the exons ATGGCGTTCAGTGGCGGTGACGTTCGGCAGCGTGCCAACTCGGCTGCCGCGGCACCCAGCCGCCGGGCACCGAGGAGTGCCGTCCGTGGGCAAGCATCCGGCTCCGGCGGTCCCTTCGCCAATGGTGATGAAGAATTGGAGAATGATGTGGAGGAGTTAGCGAGCTCCGGAGGTCCCctggtgagccaaacaaatcgaGCCCAATGGAATGATGCTAACAGTGCTTGCTTGTTAGAATTATGCCTTGAGCAACGTGCAGCAGGAACGTATAATGGTGTACAAATGACTGCTGAAGGGTACCAAGCTGTTATCGACGGCTTGCTTGCTAGAAGGGGGTTGGTGTATTCCCGTGTGCAGGTGAAGAACCAGATAGTCGTACTCAAAAACACCCACTCTTTTTGGCGATACATGCAAGTGCACACAGGGTTGGGGAGGAAACCAGATGAAACCATTGATGCCGACTCTGAGTTCTGGATAACACATACAAAG AAGAAACCATACCTAAGGAAGTTGCAGTGGGGTCCTCCAGCAAACGAGGAGTTGCTTGATCGACTCTTCAGAGGTTACACTGTGGATGGAAGCACAGCCTTTGTGCCTGGAGATGATTATGGTCAGAATCAAGGGCAAGACGATGCAGGggcagaagaggaagaggaggggtTTCAAGGAACACCTACAAGTACAAGCAACCAAAGGAGCCAGAGGGGCAAGAGGTCATTAAGCACTTCAAGCACTTTGACCAGTCCATTGAAGAAGAGCAAGAGCCCAATGGTGAAGATTGTCAAGGACATAGCCAATACCTACAAGGAGTCTGTCGCAGCCAACACTAAGCAAATGCAGAAACGTGCAGATGAGAAGGCTGCATTTTCTGTGAAGAGGTGTCAGGAGCTGGCGTTTGAGTGTGGCGTTGAGCAAACAGTTGAATCTGTCTATGCTATGTCTAAGATGTTCGAAATAGAGTACCAAAGGGAGTTCTTTTGTGGCCTATTAACTCCTGAGCTTAGGTTGGTTTACTTCAAGAAATGGTGCAGGGACAACAATTTGGAGTAG
- the LOC125512618 gene encoding auxin-responsive protein SAUR32-like — MQGDQAEKRGKVKKGWLAVRVGQAQAEAEQGDGFRRFVIPIAYLYHPLFQRLLEAARDTYGYSSAGPLWLPCSVDEFLRLRALVDRETAHSHSSSSHRVHVQAGGHHQQQHGYSFAPCTRAKVTS, encoded by the coding sequence ATGCAAGGGGACCAGGCGGAGAAGAGGGGGAAGGTGAAGAAGGGGTGGCTGGCCGTGCGGGTCGGCCAGGCCCAGGCGGAGGCGGAGCAGGGCGACGGGTTCCGGCGGTTCGTCATCCCCATCGCCTACCTCTACCACCCGCTGTTCCAGCGGCTGCTGGAGGCGGCCCGGGACACGTATGGCTACAGCTCGGCCGGCCCGCTCTGGCTGCCCTGCTCCGTCGACGAGTTCCTCCGCCTGCGCGCGCTCGTCGACCGGGAGACGGCGCACTCGCACTCCTCGTCGTCGCACCGCGTGCACGTGCAAGCCGGCGGCcaccaccagcagcagcacgGCTACTCCTTCGCCCCGTGCACCCGCGCCAAGGTCACCTCCTGA